Proteins encoded together in one Diabrotica undecimpunctata isolate CICGRU chromosome 3, icDiaUnde3, whole genome shotgun sequence window:
- the LOC140435899 gene encoding uncharacterized protein — protein sequence MTDYGSKPAGTFTASDLTAEAFLATLQRFVDRRDRVSQVSCDNGTNFHSAYRQLSSFMESALDKENIKFSFAPPAAPHFGGIYERGIRSLKEHIVRIVGAQILTYEEFYTVLTLAKSVLNSRPLTPLTKDVKDLDALTPGHFLTLEPLTSLSVPDFSEVSFNRLSRWQLLQRIHRDFWAQWRKEYLHTLQHKSKWLDSVFVPKIGALVVSKEDIVAPCKWPLARLVELHEGKDGVARVATVIVPIKPR from the exons ATGACCGATTATGGCTCAAAGCCTGCGGGCACATTCACAG CTAGTGATCTGACCGCGGAAGCCTTTTTGGCCACTCTACAACGTTTTGTCGATCGGAGAGATCGAGTATCGCAAGTATCTTGTGATAATGGCACTAATTTTCATAGTGCTTATCGACAGCTTAGTAGCTTTATGGAGAGTGCTCTCGATAAGGAAAATATTAAGTTTTCATTTGCTCCTCCTGCTGCTCCACATTTTGGCGGTATTTATGAACGCGGAATTCGTTCTCTAAAGGAACATATTGTTCGTATAGTCGGGGCACAAATTTTGACCTACGaagaattttataccgttttaacCTTAGCTAAATCCGTCTTAAACTCCCGTCCTCTCACCCCATTAACCAAGGATGTTAAAGATCTCGATGCTTTGACCCCAGGACATTTCCTGACTCTTGAACCCTTGACCTCTTTGTCTGTGCCTGATTTTTCGGAGGTATCCTTCAATCGTTTGTCCAGATGGCAGTTGTTACAACGCATCCATAGAGATTTTTGGGCTCAATGGCGAAAAGAATATCTGCACACCTTACAACACAAGTCCAAATGGTTAGATTCTGTTTTTGTACCTAAAATCGGTGCCTTAGTTGTTTCAAAGGAGGATATTGTGGCTCCGTGTAAGTGGCCTCTCGCGCGTCTTGTTGAATTACATGAGGGTAAAGACGGGGTAGCTCGAGTGGCTACCGTGATAGTACCAATAAAACCACGATGA
- the LOC140435898 gene encoding zinc finger MYM-type protein 1-like has protein sequence MKNQGHTGEELVNSVLSFLQSKGLDIQNCREQSYDNASNMSGMYSGLQARLKEKNPLIFYVPCSAHSLNLVGSSAAECCSLAKHFFDLLQGLYNFFSSSTHRWNLLLSNFTATGKDKNTSLKSLSVTRWSAREEACKSLNKDYKPMVKTLIDMTSSNHENKQTQSKAKGLLRKLMSLETCFMAALWGDVLQKFNSVSEKIQAENMTVDSVVILYNSLTEYVMNMKDMFTHYKKEGEKKLQIAQGEMRQNDEPELPQETQLQVQQDFDRPKRKAKRKRFFDESSEEDEERTYDEDDDIRGNCLQQSYDIIVETLQFQLDKRISVYTDFVAKFSFLTKLKTLTTEEITANATSLQKIYIEDIEESEFICECIHLKGLLIRGNYKEAEKDFSLSNLYRFLIEKNLQDLFPNVAIGLKMFLTTPATNCSAERSFSTLKRVKNYLRSTVTQERLVSLAVLAIEHELTTKLDFSAVVDDFSNARARKKKF, from the coding sequence ATGAAAAATCAAGGTCATACAGGTGAAGAACTAGTGAACTCAGTGCTTTCTTTCCTACAGTCGAAAGGATTGGACATACAAAACTGTAGGGAACAGTCCTATGACAACGCGTCAAATATGTCAGGAATGTACTCGGGGTTGCAGGCAAGACTTAAAGAAAAGAATCCCTTGATATTTTATGTGCCTTGTTCAGCGCATTCACTAAATTTAGTGGGATCAAGCGCAGCAGAATGCTGTTCTCTTGCAAAACATTTCTTTGATCTCTTGCAAGGATTGTACAATTTTTTCTCGTCTTCTACGCACAGGTGGAATCTTCTTCTGTCAAATTTCACGGCCACAGGAAAGGACAAGAACACGTCGTTGAAGTCTCTCAGTGTTACAAGATGGTCTGCAAGGGAAGAAGCTTGCAAAAGCCTTAATAAAGACTACAAACCCATGGTCAAGACGCTGATAGACATGACTTCAAGCAATCATGAAAACAAACAGACACAATCCAAAGCCAAAGGGTTGTTGCGAAAACTAATGTCTCTAGAAACATGTTTCATGGCAGCCCTTTGGGGAGATGTACTTCAAAAATTTAATTCAGTCAGTGAAAAGATCCAGGCTGAAAATATGACCGTGGACAGCGTTGTAATCCTGTACAACTCACTCACAGAGTATGTGATGAACATGAAAGACATGTTTACCCACTATAAGAAAGAGGGCGAAAAAAAACTGCAAATTGCGCAAGGTGAAATGAGACAGAACGATGAGCCAGAACTTCCACAAGAGACGCAGCTGCAGGTGCAGCAAGATTTTGATCGCCCAAAAAGAAAGGCGAAAAGAAAGAGGTTCTTTGATGAATCTtcagaagaagatgaagaaagaACTTATGATGAGGATGATGACATTAGGGGAAATTGTCTTCAACAAAGTTATGACATCATCGTGGAAACACTTCAGTTTCAGTTAGACAAAAGGATCTCTGTGTACACAGACTTCGTTGCAAAGTTTTCATTTCTAACAAAATTAAAGACTCTAACTACCGAAGAAATTACTGCTAACGCGACGTCTTTGCAGAAAATCTATATTGAAGACATTGAAGAGTCAGAGTTTATATGCGAGTGCATCCATCTGAAAGGACTTCTGATCCGAGGAAACTACAAAGAAGCCGAAAAAGACTTTTCACTATCAAACTTGTACAGATTTTTGATAGAAAAAAATCTACAGGACTTGTTTCCCAACGTGGCTATTGGTTTGAAAATGTTTTTGACAACTCCTGCTACAAACTGTTCTGCTGAGAGATCGTTTTCGACCTTGAAAAGAGTCAAAAACTATCTGCGTTCAACAGTGACTCAAGAACGACTCGTCAGCCTGGCTGTTTTAGCCATAGAACATGAACTGACAACAAAACTCGATTTCAGTGCAGTTGTTGATGATTTTTCCAATGCACGTGCAAGAAAGAAGAAGTTTTAA